The following coding sequences lie in one Mercenaria mercenaria strain notata chromosome 5, MADL_Memer_1, whole genome shotgun sequence genomic window:
- the LOC123557105 gene encoding sushi, von Willebrand factor type A, EGF and pentraxin domain-containing protein 1-like translates to MLCMNSLFDITIFQTGPVPVVPFGRVSLIDDGNTTYGASANVICEAGFETNDLKIKCQRSGIWQTALCKAIDCGSPPAISFGNISLNADNNSTVGATAFVNCNENYVASRPKITCQSTGVWENVTCFSKGCSSIPTISNGKITVTGTTSVGSFANVTCDVGYEASVSSIKCQISRIWETAECKIKACGRVPAIKHGKVNLIDSFHTSVGDSANVVCDTGYETSKTKVACQSSGVWETALCTAKDCGPPPVISNGNITLSNDKMSTYGAEALVNCNDKYVANVSKIKCQSSGLWEVAQCAPEGQLNYDRCTEEHGVCTQHIYENIRLLALKSSKCRSFCHCAHAGTLIDGSVTYKWVERNCPQGTLFDDNLPSPVCNHPYMVWC, encoded by the exons ATGTTATGTATG AATTCATTGTTTGATATAACAATCTTTCAGACTGGCCCAGTGCCAGTGGTTCCGTTTGGTAGGGTTAGTCTTATCGACGATGGCAACACTACATACGGAGCTTCTGCTAATGTCATATGTGAAGCAGGCTTTGAAACAAACGACCTGAAGATAAAGTGCCAACGTTCGGGAATATGGCAGACAGCTTTGTGCAAAGCAATAG ATTGTGGTTCTCCTCCCGCAATTTCTTTTGGAAATATTTCTCTGAACGCCGACAATAATTCTACGGTAGGGGCAACAGCATTTGTTAACTGCAACGAAAACTATGTTGCCAGTAGACCAAAAATCACATGCCAGTCTACGGGAGTTTGGGAAAATGTCACATGTTTCTCTAAAG GATGCAGTTCAATCCCCACAATTTCAAATGGGAAAATAACAGTAACAGGAACCACTTCTGTCGGGTCTTTTGCTAATGTCACGTGTGATGTAGGATACGAAGCCTCTGTATCATCGATTAAGTGTCAGATTTCAAGAATCTGGGAGACAGCTGAGTGCAAAATCAAag CTTGTGGTCGAGTTCCAGCAATAAAACACGGCAAGGTCAATCTAATTGACAGTTTTCACACGTCGGTTGGGGATTCTGCTAATGTGGTATGTGATACAGGTTACGAAACTAGCAAGACAAAAGTAGCCTGTCAAAGTTCGGGTGTATGGGAGACCGCTTTATGCACGGCTAAAG acTGTGGCCCTCCTCCAGTGATTTCAAATGGAAACATTACTCTCAGTAATGACAAAATGTCTACTTACGGGGCTGAAGCTTTGGTAAATTGTAATGATAAGTATGTTGCAAACGTTTCTAAAATCAAGTGTCAGTCATCTGGTCTCTGGGAAGTTGCACAGTGTGCACCGGAAG gtcaGCTGAATTACGATAGATGTACGGAAGAACATG GTGTTTGCACACAACACATCTACGAGAACATCCGACTTCTTGCActaaaaagttcaaaatgtagGTCATTTTGTCATTGTGCACATGCCGGAACGTTAATTGACGGAAGCGTCACGTACAAATGGGTGGAACGTAACTGTCCACAGGGAACATTATTTGATGACAATCTTCCCTCTCCAGTGTGTAACCATCCCTACATGGTTTGGTGTTAG